One window of Gemmatimonas aurantiaca genomic DNA carries:
- a CDS encoding lysophospholipid acyltransferase family protein: MSRPLASGSHADWRLGPNVPHSRHPWLQRLGTWWMRRTGWRFEGQMPDLPKFVVIVAPHTSNWDFIVGLAAKWALGFGTSWWGKASLFHPPLGWFMRAIGGIPIDRHNKHNVVEQTIAEFARHERFVLTLAPEGTRKQVDQWRSGFWHVARGAGVPICCVAFDWGRRVIRLGPTVPADLADADAGIAHIRALYADVSGRCR, translated from the coding sequence ATGTCCCGCCCACTCGCCAGCGGATCGCACGCCGACTGGCGTCTCGGTCCCAATGTCCCGCACTCACGTCATCCCTGGCTGCAGCGTCTCGGCACATGGTGGATGCGCCGGACCGGCTGGCGTTTCGAGGGACAGATGCCCGATCTGCCGAAATTCGTCGTCATCGTCGCACCGCACACGTCCAACTGGGACTTCATCGTCGGCCTCGCGGCCAAGTGGGCGCTGGGGTTCGGGACGAGCTGGTGGGGCAAGGCGTCCCTGTTCCATCCCCCGCTGGGCTGGTTCATGCGGGCCATCGGCGGCATTCCGATCGACCGCCACAACAAACACAACGTGGTGGAGCAGACGATCGCCGAATTCGCCAGGCACGAACGTTTCGTGCTCACACTCGCGCCTGAAGGCACGCGCAAACAGGTGGACCAGTGGCGCAGCGGATTCTGGCATGTGGCCAGGGGCGCCGGCGTGCCCATCTGCTGCGTGGCGTTCGACTGGGGCCGACGCGTCATCCGTCTTGGACCGACCGTGCCCGCGGATTTGGCCGACGCAGACGCCGGCATCGCACACATCCGCGCATTGTATGCAGACGTGAGCGGTCGGTGTCGCTGA
- a CDS encoding ABC transporter ATP-binding protein, with translation MIKAMESAPPALEAAALSYRYRGGGEALRRLTFSIPRGAFVGLFGPIGAGKTTLLECCGGLRQITHGTLEVDGKSLIGTTRHPLPRVALVSASVDLPGSECLRDLLTWFASTRTEWDGMLAQSMVAEFDLPLERPIRALSRGQQSLVAVLCAIAARPHVLLLDEPFPGLDVAMREAVVRRLLVRVYEDNATVLVASHDVAELEGAADHMLVLERGEIRACGTLDALQERFRRVVVSGDGDGLDRACATATWWNVERSGRVLTGLTTVDSDAGAYSARLEALAGVDQVHIESLALRELYLAVKGSPRDLVMETQS, from the coding sequence ATGATCAAGGCGATGGAATCCGCTCCGCCGGCCCTGGAGGCCGCGGCCCTGTCATACCGGTACCGTGGTGGAGGTGAGGCGCTGCGGCGTCTCACATTCTCGATTCCACGTGGCGCTTTCGTGGGGCTTTTCGGTCCCATCGGCGCCGGCAAGACCACGCTGCTCGAGTGCTGCGGCGGTCTGCGACAGATCACGCACGGCACTCTCGAAGTCGACGGCAAGTCGTTGATCGGCACGACGCGTCACCCGCTTCCCCGGGTTGCGCTCGTATCGGCCAGTGTTGATCTCCCGGGCAGTGAATGTCTGCGCGATCTCCTGACGTGGTTCGCATCGACCAGAACCGAATGGGATGGCATGCTCGCGCAAAGCATGGTCGCTGAGTTCGACCTTCCGTTGGAGCGCCCGATTCGTGCGCTGTCACGAGGTCAGCAATCCCTCGTGGCCGTGCTCTGCGCCATCGCCGCGCGTCCGCATGTTCTGCTGCTGGATGAACCGTTTCCCGGTCTCGATGTCGCCATGCGGGAGGCCGTGGTGCGTCGGCTTCTCGTGCGGGTGTACGAGGACAACGCGACCGTGCTCGTCGCATCCCACGACGTGGCGGAACTGGAGGGCGCTGCGGATCACATGCTCGTGCTCGAGCGCGGTGAAATCCGCGCGTGCGGCACACTCGATGCACTGCAGGAGCGATTCCGTCGAGTGGTGGTTAGCGGAGACGGCGATGGGCTCGATCGCGCGTGTGCGACAGCGACGTGGTGGAATGTCGAACGGTCCGGACGGGTGTTGACCGGGCTGACGACGGTCGACTCGGATGCCGGAGCCTATAGTGCCCGGCTCGAGGCGCTGGCCGGTGTCGATCAGGTGCACATCGAGTCGCTCGCGCTGCGCGAACTCTATCTGGCAGTCAAGGGTTCACCGCGGGATCTGGTGATGGAGACTCAGTCATGA
- a CDS encoding TonB-dependent receptor, which yields MTRSRMRQQVALGATTAAMLLCAPSALLHAAEPICTSRLAPDDRSAQWAPPLDRIVNVRLTDLSVRDALDRVASIAKVELSYSSDLLPGDRRVCLTLDRVPVGAVIESLLSGSMLRPIVLGSTQVVLAPTHTRQAVAETLIASRRASVLDRVVVTGSPDGAPQRGSPFALDVVEGTTLSQHGAATLGEALDLAVPGIWTWTGSAGSVSARYGSIRGASSFGVTAPKIYLDGIEVANPLLVTQLDPSRVARVEVIRGPQGAALYGADAISGVVNILTRHDGTETGGPQLQLSTSAGVSATQFAPRNAFVQDHAISFRAGTPSRSMGLGLNVGTIGAYVPGASEQRLLADADGRLARSRTVLTGTARFSLQRANASSGPIDPPGGTMGGEIGANMLSRNNAQLDGDRHPAGLTPALSMAASPDPVRQTPINNPGADSATGQRLLQYTLGGSASYMPDLHWTHSVIAGVDGFRLQGLSVNALPTTATGPLSAVAGDGESLGDRGTLRLRSVGRFDMTPRTLLTLTFAAEQSVTREVVSTAETAAPQAIERNNLLGITRTSAQVERQQTWYDSRGVSAQGTLAWRDRWFASAGVRGERTTGATLNAQNALLPMMGLAYVQEVGGTLFKMRGAFGRGIRPARSLLRTSSWMGAGQLQVMTSLQPESQQGTEFGGDVLFGSRYALHVTRFDQRASGLIQPVASVRTTVGANGRLQRQMSYSLQNVGAITNRGWELEGTARVQHLSLAGALSFVDSRVARLADGYHGELRQGDRMFDVPANTVTLSASYPMGRFTLATSATRAADWVGYDRARIGSALDAGAQVSGSPSTFEGPMLRNYWTTYDPITRWRASVTYRLRGDLSIVTGGENLLNVQRGVDLTSITAGRTLTFGVRTVF from the coding sequence ATGACGCGAAGCCGGATGAGGCAGCAGGTGGCCTTGGGGGCGACGACAGCGGCCATGCTGTTGTGCGCCCCGTCGGCGTTGCTGCACGCGGCCGAACCGATCTGCACCTCGCGTCTCGCGCCCGATGATCGCAGTGCACAGTGGGCGCCTCCGCTCGATCGCATCGTGAACGTGCGGCTCACCGATCTGTCGGTGCGCGATGCGCTCGACCGGGTCGCTTCCATCGCGAAGGTCGAACTCTCCTACAGCAGCGATCTCCTGCCGGGCGATCGTCGCGTGTGTCTCACGCTCGACCGGGTGCCCGTGGGCGCGGTGATCGAGTCGCTGCTGTCGGGGTCCATGTTGCGACCCATCGTACTGGGCAGCACGCAGGTGGTGCTTGCGCCGACCCACACACGCCAGGCGGTGGCGGAAACACTGATAGCTTCGCGGCGCGCGAGTGTGCTGGATCGGGTGGTGGTGACCGGGTCGCCCGATGGTGCGCCGCAGCGCGGGTCACCCTTCGCGCTCGATGTGGTGGAGGGCACCACGTTGTCGCAGCACGGTGCGGCCACGCTCGGTGAAGCGCTCGATCTGGCGGTGCCGGGCATCTGGACATGGACGGGAAGCGCCGGCTCCGTATCCGCACGGTATGGCAGCATTCGCGGCGCGAGTTCGTTCGGGGTGACCGCGCCGAAGATCTATCTCGATGGCATCGAGGTCGCGAATCCGCTGCTGGTCACCCAACTCGATCCTTCACGGGTGGCCCGGGTGGAGGTCATTCGTGGTCCGCAGGGCGCGGCGCTGTATGGTGCCGATGCGATCAGCGGCGTGGTGAACATCCTCACCCGGCACGACGGCACCGAGACCGGAGGGCCGCAGCTGCAGCTCTCCACGTCGGCGGGGGTATCGGCCACGCAGTTCGCGCCACGCAATGCGTTCGTGCAGGATCATGCGATCTCGTTCCGCGCCGGCACACCATCGCGCAGTATGGGGCTGGGACTCAATGTGGGCACTATCGGGGCCTACGTGCCGGGTGCCTCCGAGCAACGTCTGCTGGCCGACGCTGACGGACGCCTGGCGCGTTCACGCACCGTGCTGACGGGCACGGCACGATTCTCCCTGCAGCGGGCCAATGCCAGCAGTGGCCCGATCGATCCACCCGGCGGCACGATGGGAGGAGAAATCGGTGCCAACATGCTGTCGAGGAACAATGCGCAGCTCGACGGCGACCGCCACCCCGCCGGCCTGACGCCCGCGTTGTCCATGGCGGCGTCGCCGGACCCCGTGCGTCAGACCCCGATCAACAACCCGGGTGCGGACAGTGCTACCGGACAGCGGTTGTTGCAGTACACGCTGGGCGGCAGCGCTTCGTACATGCCTGATCTGCACTGGACGCACTCCGTCATCGCAGGAGTCGACGGATTCCGTCTGCAGGGATTGTCCGTGAACGCATTGCCGACCACCGCGACCGGACCGTTGTCCGCCGTGGCGGGCGACGGGGAGAGTCTGGGGGATCGTGGTACGCTGCGTCTCAGGTCGGTGGGTCGTTTCGACATGACGCCCCGGACATTGTTGACGCTGACGTTTGCCGCCGAGCAGTCGGTGACGCGCGAAGTGGTCTCCACTGCGGAGACGGCGGCGCCGCAGGCGATCGAGCGCAACAATCTGCTGGGGATCACGAGGACATCAGCGCAGGTCGAACGCCAGCAGACCTGGTATGACAGTCGCGGTGTTTCGGCACAGGGGACGCTGGCCTGGCGTGACCGGTGGTTCGCCTCGGCCGGTGTGCGCGGGGAGCGTACCACCGGGGCCACGCTCAATGCCCAGAACGCACTGCTTCCCATGATGGGGCTCGCCTACGTGCAGGAGGTCGGCGGCACCCTCTTCAAGATGCGTGGCGCCTTCGGCCGGGGCATCCGTCCGGCGCGGTCGTTGCTGCGCACCAGTTCCTGGATGGGAGCCGGACAGTTGCAGGTGATGACCAGTCTGCAGCCCGAATCGCAGCAGGGAACGGAGTTCGGTGGCGACGTGCTGTTCGGTTCACGATATGCGTTGCATGTGACCCGTTTCGATCAGCGCGCCTCGGGACTCATCCAGCCGGTGGCGAGTGTCCGGACCACGGTCGGCGCCAATGGCCGTCTGCAGCGACAGATGTCGTATTCGCTGCAGAACGTCGGGGCGATCACCAACCGGGGATGGGAGTTGGAAGGCACGGCGCGTGTGCAGCATCTGTCGCTGGCCGGCGCGCTGTCATTTGTGGACAGCCGCGTCGCGCGTCTCGCCGATGGGTATCACGGCGAACTGCGTCAGGGAGACCGCATGTTCGACGTGCCGGCCAACACGGTCACGTTGTCGGCGTCGTACCCCATGGGACGCTTCACGCTCGCCACCAGCGCCACGCGAGCCGCCGACTGGGTGGGTTACGATCGCGCGCGCATCGGTTCCGCACTCGATGCCGGTGCGCAGGTCAGTGGGTCGCCATCGACCTTCGAGGGCCCGATGCTGCGGAACTACTGGACGACGTACGATCCGATCACGCGGTGGCGGGCCAGCGTGACGTATCGTCTGCGCGGTGATCTGTCCATCGTGACCGGCGGTGAGAACCTGCTCAATGTGCAACGCGGCGTGGACCTCACCAGCATCACGGCGGGACGGACGCTGACGTTCGGGGTGCGGACGGTTTTCTAG
- a CDS encoding ABC transporter ATP-binding protein, producing the protein MTRDASPLIRLRNIARTYDTPFMETHALHDVSLDIGHGECVAITGPSGSGKSTLLAILGLLDEASEGDYWLEGHHVASLDAAQCAQLRNREIGFVYQAFNLLGDLSVEENVALPLRYRRELSAGERRVRVEEALERVGLLDRRHHRPAQLSGGQQQRVAVARAVAGKPSLLLADEPTGNLDSRNGAAVMELLGSLNEEGTTVVLVTHDDRYLRFAARTIALLDGALVDLAVHTP; encoded by the coding sequence ATGACACGCGATGCGTCGCCTCTCATCCGATTGCGCAATATCGCCAGGACGTACGACACGCCGTTCATGGAGACGCACGCCTTGCACGACGTCTCGCTGGATATCGGTCATGGCGAGTGCGTCGCGATCACCGGTCCTTCCGGGTCGGGCAAGTCGACGCTGCTCGCGATACTTGGCCTCCTGGATGAGGCGTCCGAAGGCGACTACTGGCTCGAAGGGCACCACGTCGCCTCACTCGATGCCGCACAATGTGCCCAGTTGCGCAATCGGGAGATCGGTTTCGTGTATCAGGCGTTCAATCTGCTCGGGGATCTCAGCGTGGAGGAGAATGTGGCGCTTCCGCTGCGCTATCGGCGTGAGTTGTCTGCGGGGGAGCGGCGCGTTCGAGTCGAAGAAGCACTGGAACGGGTTGGGCTGCTCGACCGGCGCCATCACCGGCCCGCTCAACTTTCCGGTGGACAGCAACAACGGGTGGCGGTCGCCCGTGCCGTTGCCGGGAAGCCCTCACTGCTGCTTGCCGACGAGCCAACGGGGAACCTCGACTCACGCAATGGTGCGGCCGTGATGGAGCTCCTTGGCTCGCTGAATGAAGAAGGGACGACGGTCGTCCTGGTCACGCACGATGACCGCTACCTGCGTTTTGCCGCGAGGACCATCGCATTGCTCGATGGGGCGCTGGTCGATCTCGCGGTGCACACGCCGTAA
- a CDS encoding ABC transporter permease, giving the protein MTSTRGSWSGRDWVKVWGPAALLVGLACGLGFAILAIMQSREQALLPYPSVGALRQVQQGVRGSSEGGQLSSGVYTILASSLSAWELGAYRTQSVTLSVNGAAQVVSIAAVTPSLPVVLGVMPHVGRFFTDADAPPAEPDMLLADAPVAIISHELWVRRFGGDPRVVNSDILLDTRPFRVIGVAPAHAMYPAGTDVWVPMTFGGLAATDHGGYYLRAVARARQGAADQADAEWDRLQPALAAASPMNRDIHIIRPAFRDHVLGDAARALRLLGLLALAVVVLVGINIAGLMLGWETLREREHAVLFALGATMRALRWRVGAMLLPVWGAAALIAAGVAWATALAARGYVLKHGVADDVPLLGPGVLAPAVVAPGIVLAAASIPTFVRLSQRQFGKELLGAGAGVTTSSRARTALRWLLRWQYAFALVTLAVWMVVARDFLTTVRTPAGFDATDVEAADVSLSANLYASEEGATAVMQQAIAALEQGGSRAAVVLRLPVIDAGGGIWFRHAGAVGTADTASHDVTFNVVSSAYFDVMRIPTVAGRVFSESDRPGGVPVAVVNRAFARKFFPDGSTVGREVTLTPLPTVVRRIVGVVDDVAQGGVGVAPTPAVIVPFAQLPVRRLHVVQRRADNTGYVPRIADVIARLDPRIGVANALPFTARLRQAMSGMLLRLWLVSVLAGLGCVVAGTGALVQVSLATAEREKEFAIRIASGATTGRIVRLLAYEMAVDVAWASGAAAVILVLGSGLVPELAAWPVPRLIVAVFAGALALLVSAGLGSARPLWRVLHIKPSLLLRGV; this is encoded by the coding sequence GTGACGAGCACACGCGGGAGCTGGTCGGGACGGGACTGGGTGAAAGTCTGGGGGCCGGCGGCATTGCTGGTGGGTCTGGCATGCGGCCTGGGCTTCGCGATCCTCGCCATCATGCAAAGCCGGGAACAGGCGTTGCTGCCGTATCCCTCGGTCGGTGCATTGCGGCAGGTGCAGCAGGGGGTGCGCGGCTCGAGTGAAGGAGGGCAGCTCTCCAGCGGCGTCTATACGATTCTCGCGAGCTCACTCTCGGCATGGGAGTTGGGGGCCTATCGCACGCAGTCGGTCACGTTGTCCGTGAACGGCGCGGCCCAGGTCGTGAGTATTGCGGCCGTGACACCGAGTCTGCCGGTTGTGCTGGGCGTGATGCCCCATGTGGGGCGTTTCTTCACGGACGCTGACGCGCCGCCTGCCGAACCGGACATGCTACTCGCCGATGCACCGGTAGCCATCATCAGTCATGAGTTGTGGGTACGTCGATTCGGTGGTGATCCTCGCGTGGTGAACAGCGACATTCTGCTCGACACGCGGCCCTTCCGGGTGATCGGCGTTGCGCCGGCGCACGCGATGTATCCCGCTGGCACGGACGTGTGGGTGCCCATGACCTTCGGCGGTTTGGCGGCCACCGATCATGGCGGGTACTATTTGAGGGCCGTTGCCCGGGCGCGTCAGGGCGCAGCGGACCAGGCGGATGCGGAGTGGGATCGTCTTCAGCCCGCACTCGCGGCCGCATCGCCGATGAACCGGGATATTCACATCATCAGGCCGGCATTTCGCGACCACGTGCTGGGCGACGCCGCGAGAGCGCTGCGCTTGTTGGGTCTCCTGGCGCTCGCCGTCGTCGTGCTCGTGGGGATAAACATTGCGGGCCTGATGCTCGGCTGGGAGACGTTGCGGGAGCGTGAGCACGCGGTGCTGTTTGCTCTTGGTGCAACGATGCGCGCACTGCGCTGGCGCGTTGGTGCCATGCTTCTTCCTGTCTGGGGCGCCGCCGCCCTGATCGCGGCCGGCGTCGCCTGGGCGACGGCATTGGCTGCGCGCGGATATGTCCTGAAGCATGGCGTCGCGGACGATGTGCCATTGTTGGGACCTGGCGTGCTCGCACCCGCCGTGGTCGCGCCGGGGATCGTGCTCGCCGCCGCGTCGATTCCGACCTTCGTACGACTCTCGCAACGCCAGTTCGGGAAAGAACTCCTTGGCGCGGGGGCAGGCGTCACGACAAGCTCGCGTGCGCGTACCGCGCTTCGGTGGTTGCTGCGTTGGCAATACGCGTTCGCGCTGGTCACGCTCGCAGTGTGGATGGTCGTCGCGAGGGACTTCCTGACCACGGTGCGCACGCCGGCGGGATTCGATGCGACCGACGTCGAGGCGGCAGACGTTTCCCTGAGTGCGAATCTCTACGCCAGTGAAGAGGGAGCGACGGCCGTCATGCAACAGGCCATTGCGGCATTGGAGCAAGGTGGGTCCAGGGCCGCGGTCGTGCTTCGGTTGCCCGTGATCGATGCCGGCGGCGGAATATGGTTTCGCCACGCCGGGGCAGTCGGTACGGCAGATACTGCCAGCCATGATGTCACGTTCAATGTCGTATCGAGTGCGTACTTCGATGTGATGCGGATTCCGACCGTCGCTGGTCGGGTCTTCTCCGAATCGGACCGTCCCGGCGGGGTTCCGGTCGCCGTCGTCAATCGCGCCTTCGCCCGAAAATTCTTCCCGGACGGGTCCACGGTCGGACGCGAAGTGACGCTGACGCCGTTGCCAACGGTCGTGCGGCGCATCGTCGGCGTGGTTGATGACGTCGCGCAGGGCGGTGTCGGTGTGGCGCCAACGCCGGCCGTGATCGTGCCGTTCGCGCAACTGCCCGTCCGCCGCCTGCACGTCGTTCAGCGCCGCGCCGACAATACGGGATATGTCCCGCGAATCGCGGACGTGATCGCACGGCTGGATCCACGCATCGGCGTGGCGAATGCACTGCCCTTCACGGCGCGTCTTCGTCAGGCCATGAGTGGGATGCTGTTGCGCCTGTGGCTGGTCTCGGTGCTGGCGGGGCTTGGGTGCGTTGTCGCCGGCACCGGCGCGCTGGTGCAAGTGTCCCTTGCCACGGCGGAGCGTGAGAAGGAGTTCGCCATTCGCATTGCGTCGGGCGCGACGACCGGACGCATCGTTCGCCTGCTCGCGTACGAGATGGCGGTGGATGTGGCGTGGGCGAGCGGCGCGGCCGCGGTGATCCTTGTTCTGGGGAGTGGGCTCGTTCCAGAGCTCGCGGCCTGGCCTGTTCCGCGGCTGATCGTGGCCGTGTTCGCCGGCGCGCTCGCGCTACTCGTCAGCGCGGGGTTGGGTAGCGCCCGCCCCCTTTGGCGTGTGCTACACATCAAGCCGAGCCTGCTGTTGCGAGGGGTGTAG
- a CDS encoding HlyD family efflux transporter periplasmic adaptor subunit, whose translation MDIPKRPPPKHRRFGAFAIASLGALAVLWRTRDARAPQFTLERSAVHIDTVRRGMVRREVAAQGTLVPESVVVVVATASARVERVLVRAGDSVHVGDPLVELANPDVTIRALEAEQRVRIAQTDLASTEASLLSGVLAQRAQLATAETQYRTASIDAVLYDSLVPRALASEGEKAGRAATLAEAFTRRDSERARLALFERTTTVQLESRQRQIAQLTKIADAESQRARALTVRAQRSGVVQDLALDPGQWVPAGQALGRIIDTRRLKSAVRIPETLALDVAVGQAVSVDTRNGLVRGVVSRKAPGAQGGTILVEIQLLGELPRGAVPDLGVSATITVDAWNDVLYVRRPVSLIRTGDVTVFAIDADGRQARAIRAQLADASDVYVRVMSGLPAGARIITSETASFATQSHVRIR comes from the coding sequence ATGGACATCCCCAAGCGGCCGCCGCCGAAGCATCGTCGTTTCGGCGCATTCGCCATTGCGAGCCTTGGTGCTCTTGCCGTCCTGTGGCGGACGCGCGATGCGCGCGCTCCACAGTTCACGCTCGAACGGAGTGCCGTGCACATCGACACGGTGCGCCGCGGTATGGTTCGGCGAGAGGTGGCTGCGCAGGGCACGCTCGTTCCCGAAAGTGTTGTGGTCGTGGTGGCGACGGCGTCGGCGCGGGTCGAACGTGTGCTGGTCCGCGCGGGGGATTCCGTACACGTGGGTGACCCGTTGGTCGAGCTTGCGAACCCGGACGTGACGATTCGCGCCCTGGAGGCAGAACAGCGTGTGCGGATTGCCCAAACCGACCTGGCGTCGACGGAAGCCTCGTTGCTCTCCGGCGTCCTGGCCCAACGCGCGCAACTGGCAACCGCAGAGACGCAATATCGCACGGCCAGCATCGACGCGGTCCTGTACGATTCGCTCGTGCCGCGGGCACTCGCTTCCGAAGGCGAGAAGGCCGGGCGGGCGGCGACGCTCGCCGAGGCTTTCACCAGGCGCGATTCCGAGCGCGCGCGTCTCGCGTTGTTCGAGCGCACGACAACGGTGCAGTTGGAATCCCGCCAGCGGCAGATTGCGCAACTCACGAAGATTGCCGATGCGGAGTCGCAGCGCGCACGGGCGCTGACCGTGCGCGCGCAACGAAGCGGTGTGGTGCAGGACTTGGCGCTGGATCCGGGGCAATGGGTTCCGGCCGGACAGGCACTCGGTCGGATTATCGATACCAGGCGACTCAAGTCCGCCGTGCGCATACCCGAGACGCTCGCGCTCGACGTGGCGGTCGGCCAGGCCGTCAGCGTGGACACCCGCAATGGCCTCGTTCGCGGTGTGGTCTCGCGAAAGGCGCCTGGTGCGCAGGGTGGGACCATTCTGGTGGAGATCCAACTCCTCGGCGAACTCCCGCGTGGTGCCGTTCCCGACCTCGGTGTGTCCGCCACCATCACCGTCGATGCCTGGAACGACGTGCTCTACGTCCGACGCCCCGTCAGCCTCATTCGCACGGGAGACGTCACGGTCTTTGCGATCGACGCAGACGGAAGGCAGGCCCGCGCGATACGCGCACAGCTCGCGGACGCGTCCGACGTGTATGTCCGGGTGATGAGTGGGCTGCCGGCAGGTGCCCGGATTATCACATCGGAAACGGCTTCCTTCGCGACACAGTCGCACGTGCGGATCCGCTGA
- a CDS encoding GntR family transcriptional regulator: MLPFHVQLRPGDTPLRQVVFAATKAILAGVLREGDAFPSVREISEALRIHPNTAQKIVAELVRDGFLTVQPGIGTTVNRPPVASRSSRGHVLEELLEASVVEARRQGWEMSELLAAVEAQWVAAFGADDANAHGKVHARPGRGK, encoded by the coding sequence ATGCTACCGTTTCACGTCCAACTGCGCCCCGGGGACACTCCCCTGCGGCAGGTCGTGTTTGCCGCCACGAAAGCCATCCTGGCCGGCGTCCTGCGCGAAGGCGACGCCTTTCCGTCGGTGCGTGAGATCAGCGAGGCGCTGCGGATTCATCCCAATACCGCGCAGAAGATTGTTGCCGAGCTCGTGCGGGACGGCTTTCTGACCGTGCAGCCTGGTATCGGGACGACCGTCAATCGACCACCGGTTGCGAGCCGCAGCAGTCGCGGGCACGTCCTCGAGGAGCTGCTGGAGGCGTCCGTGGTCGAAGCGCGTCGTCAGGGGTGGGAGATGAGTGAACTGCTTGCCGCCGTGGAGGCGCAGTGGGTGGCCGCGTTCGGAGCGGACGACGCGAACGCGCATGGGAAGGTGCACGCGAGACCAGGGAGAGGGAAATGA
- a CDS encoding FecR domain-containing protein, with the protein MSEENRPVPADDANADWDAIGRYLAGESDAVEAAAVEAWLAAHPGEAELVSLVNARAERLTQQADVAVDTEAALAAVRARIAADTPARPDLRVERGGAFHAASRTAAPRPAASAAPTRRWRMVGMAVAAGFAAVIAISQFRGRGETTPREFQTAVGQRDSLRLPDGSTVVLAPGSRLVLASSFDRGARDVTLEGAAFFEVVHDSTRPFTVHAGGADIRDIGTAFSVKTGRDGAVSVAVTHGIVSVGSAAGGVPGGATARAPSVAPVELHAGDRGVLLDGQVAVARGVVTDEDVAWTHGQLAYRDAPIGEVQADLQRWYGVDLQITDSALARRTLTASFKGDSAAQVLRLIALALGAEVVQRGDTVWLQPQSATPPATP; encoded by the coding sequence ATGTCCGAGGAAAACCGTCCAGTTCCAGCAGACGACGCGAACGCCGATTGGGATGCGATCGGTCGCTATCTCGCCGGTGAGAGCGATGCCGTCGAAGCGGCCGCCGTGGAGGCGTGGCTTGCCGCGCATCCCGGCGAGGCGGAGCTGGTTTCGCTGGTCAATGCGCGGGCCGAACGGCTGACGCAGCAGGCCGATGTCGCGGTCGACACGGAGGCCGCGCTGGCCGCGGTGCGGGCGCGGATCGCCGCCGATACGCCGGCCCGCCCCGATCTGCGCGTGGAGCGGGGCGGGGCATTCCATGCGGCATCTCGTACGGCGGCGCCCCGACCGGCGGCGTCTGCCGCGCCGACGCGGCGCTGGCGGATGGTGGGTATGGCCGTGGCGGCGGGATTTGCGGCGGTGATCGCCATCTCGCAGTTCCGGGGACGCGGCGAGACGACCCCCCGCGAGTTCCAGACGGCGGTGGGGCAGCGCGATTCGCTCCGGCTGCCCGATGGCAGCACGGTGGTGCTGGCGCCCGGCAGCCGACTCGTGCTGGCGTCCTCGTTCGACAGGGGGGCCCGCGACGTCACACTGGAGGGTGCGGCGTTTTTCGAGGTGGTGCACGACAGCACCCGGCCGTTCACGGTGCATGCAGGTGGAGCGGATATTCGCGATATCGGCACCGCCTTCAGTGTGAAGACCGGACGTGATGGCGCCGTGTCCGTGGCCGTCACCCACGGCATCGTGTCGGTGGGTAGCGCTGCCGGAGGCGTTCCCGGTGGCGCGACGGCCCGGGCTCCCTCCGTTGCGCCGGTGGAACTGCATGCGGGAGACCGGGGCGTGCTGCTGGATGGTCAGGTCGCGGTGGCGCGTGGTGTGGTCACGGATGAGGACGTCGCCTGGACCCATGGGCAGCTGGCCTATCGGGACGCTCCCATCGGTGAAGTGCAGGCGGACCTCCAGCGCTGGTATGGGGTTGATCTGCAGATCACCGACAGTGCGCTGGCGCGTCGCACGCTCACGGCCTCGTTCAAGGGCGACTCGGCCGCGCAGGTGCTTCGCCTGATCGCGCTGGCGTTGGGCGCGGAGGTGGTGCAGCGCGGGGATACGGTGTGGCTCCAGCCACAGAGCGCCACACCGCCGGCGACGCCATGA
- a CDS encoding RNA polymerase sigma-70 factor, with protein MTDSDVLARLRGGDHTAFDAIFREWYQPVVRAANRILHEPGVAEELAQDVFLELWRRRETLPDGSSIPGYLLQAARNRALNHLRHLQVRRKTQVFVEALSEPAEQADAETQAAELDVAIRDAIAELPPRTREVFLMSRERNLRYSEIAEELGITVKAVEANMSRALRQLREKLSPFLARADR; from the coding sequence GTGACCGACTCCGACGTGCTGGCCCGCCTGCGTGGCGGCGACCATACCGCGTTCGACGCGATCTTCCGGGAGTGGTATCAGCCGGTGGTGCGGGCGGCCAACCGCATCCTGCACGAGCCGGGCGTGGCCGAGGAGCTGGCGCAGGACGTCTTCCTCGAGCTGTGGCGTCGACGGGAAACGCTGCCCGATGGCAGCAGCATCCCCGGGTACCTCCTGCAGGCCGCACGAAACCGCGCTCTCAACCACCTCCGGCATCTGCAGGTGCGTCGCAAGACCCAGGTCTTCGTCGAAGCACTCAGTGAACCCGCCGAACAGGCCGACGCGGAAACGCAGGCGGCCGAACTGGATGTCGCCATCCGGGACGCCATCGCCGAGCTGCCCCCGCGCACGCGCGAAGTCTTCCTCATGAGCCGCGAGCGCAACCTGCGCTACAGCGAGATCGCCGAGGAACTCGGTATCACCGTCAAGGCGGTGGAAGCCAACATGAGTCGCGCGCTGCGGCAATTGCGCGAGAAGCTTTCGCCGTTTCTCGCGCGCGCCGATCGCTGA